The Thermodesulfovibrionales bacterium DNA window CCGAAAAGTACGACATCGACGATCTCCTGCTTGTCTATGGCATGGGCTATCGCCTGTCGTACGCGCTTGTCCTGGAAAAAAGGATGCTTCAGATTAAAGCCCATATAGGTGTAAACAAAGGTCGGATAGCGAAATTTCTGGAAGTTCTTCCTGAAAAAATCGTTCTCTGTCTGCTTCGTATATTGAAGCGGCGTGAGGCCCATGAGGTCGATCCCGCCTGTCCGGAGTTCCAGGAACATTGTCGCGGGGTCGGGTATTATGCGATACACATACCGGTCGATATAGGGCCTGCCTTCAAAATATTCTTTGTTCGAATCAAGTATCACTTCCTGTCCCGAGACCCACTTCCTAAGCATATACGGCCCCACTCCGACAGGGTTCCTCGTAAGATCGCTCTTCGCAATGTCCTTTCCTTCGAGGAGATGCTTGGGAAGGACTACCATATTTCCCCAGCTTGAAAGCGCAGGGGCAAAAGGTTTTTCATAGGTAACCCTGAAGGTGTATGAATCGAGCACCTCAGCCTTTTTCACTTGCAAGAAGTCCTCGGCATAGGCGGTCGGGGTCTTTTCATTTGTGATCGTCTTGAATCCGAACATCACATCATCGGCAGTAAACTCGACGCCATCGGTCCATTTCACGCCCTTCCTCAGATAAAATGTGATGATGAGCCCGTCTTTTGAGATCTCCCATGATTCGGCAAGGTCGCCGATAATGCTCAAGTCCGTATCGTACTTCACAAGGCCATTGAAAACCAGGCCAGCAACCTGATGCGATGCATTGTCCCCCGCGAGCATCGGGATAAGAACGGTCGGCTCTCCGATTGACCCTTCTATTAACGCATCCCCATAAGCAGGCTCAGGAGAAACATTCTCTGAAGCTGTTTGCATCGTTGACGGCTGCTTGCCCTGACAGGCTGAAATACCGAGGAGGATAAGAAACGTCATGGCAAGTCTTTTCGCAATATAGGAAAACATATCGCTATTATACAAAAACGGGGCCTGATATGTATGGTCGAGAGAACACTTCTTCTTTCGTGAGGCCAGGAGTTATTAATGCTGTCACAACTGATCTTGCGGGAAGGCAGGTATGCCGAAAAGCCTTTTGTAGCGATACCACCAGCCACGTTCACTTGTCCTGAACTGCATTAATACGGAGGGCACCACCGGTGATTTCCCAATTTGGCCATCACTTTCAATAGGAAATCGCATTATAAAAGGCTTTGAGGCGTGCTGCCTTCCCGCTCACGCAGCTATCGATGTTGCCGATGATCCTTCGCAAGGAGTGCTGGCCTTCTTGACTCAAACGACTGATTTGTTCGAGAATCATTCATGAAACTTCTCATGTTCTACGCCCACGGGTGGTGGTACAAGACCGCATTGAAGAGTCTCCCCGATGTGCCCGAGGTCGAAAAGGAGGAATCGGTGAAAAATGCGGTGGTTATCTTCTTCCATGCAGAGGCAGAGGACGAGGCGAAGGGAGAGAGCGTGCTCCAGAAATTCGTGAAGAACACGAAATGGATCGCAGGGAAATTCAACACGAGGAATGTGGTATTCCATTCCTTCAACCACCTCTCCTCAAGCAAGTCTTCGCCTCAGTTTGCGAAAGGTCTCCTCGATGAGGCGGTTGAGAGGCTCCAAAGGACTGGCTATGACGTCATGACTACTCCCTTCGGTTATTTCAACGAATTCAGGATTCACGTGGCAGGGGACTCGCTGGCAAAGGTCTTTAAGGAGTTTTGAAGACCTTCCGCCCATTGAGTGCAGTCTTCAGGTACCTTCCCGTATAGGACTCGCTCGCCCTTATAATTTCCTGGGGCCTTCCCTCAAAGATGATCCTGCCGCCTGCCTCTCCGCCTTCAGGCCCCAAATCCACAATCCAGTCTGAGGCTCCAATAACATCGAGGTTATGCTCGATCACCACGACCGTATTCCCTCCTTCCACGAGCCTCCGCAGAACGTCTATGAGCATCTTCACGTCATTGAAGTGGAGGCCCACCGTAGGCTCGTCCAGGATGTACAAGACATCCTGCCTCTTGCCCGAAGTCAGCTCCGAGCATATCTTGAGCCTCTGCGCCTCTCCGCCGGAAAGGGTCGTCGCAGCCTGACCGAGTTTGAGATAGCCGAGGCCCACGTCCTCCATGAGGGAAAGGACGTTCGCTATTGCAGGCACATCGGCGAAGAGCACCGCGCCCTCATCAACGGTCATGTTGAGAACATCATCGATGTTCTTGCCGTCATAGGTGACTTTCAAGGCTTCAGGCCTGTATCTTTTCCCGTTACAGTCTTCGCATTTTACGTAAATGTCTTCAAAGAAGTACATCTCGAGCTTCTGATAGCCCTCTCCCTTGCATGTCTCGCATCTTCCTCCCGGCACATTAAAGGAAAAGAACCCGGGGCCGTATCCGTGCACGCCGGACTCAGGCAAAGTGGAAAAGAGTTTTCTGATCTGATCAAAGACCTTCAAATACGTGACAGGATTCGAACGGGGCGACCTCCCGATGGGAGTCTGGTCAATGATCCTCAGTCCCCTGACGAACTCCATGCCGCTCATGGAATCATAGGCCAGGGGAGAGGTCTGCTCTATCGCGAAATGCTTTGCCAGGGCCCTGTAAAGCGTATCCACGATGAGACTGCTCTTGCCCGATCCTGAGACCCCTGTTACCGCTGTCAGGCAGCGAAGGGGAATGCTGAGCGTGATGTCTTTCAGATTATTGCCCCTGGCCCCACGGAGGACGAGCTCACCTTTCCCACTCAAAGGAGTATGTTTGGGAGCATGACTGACCGGTATCTTCTCCACTCTCCTGATATACCGTGACGTCAGTGTATCGGCTTTCATAAAGTCTCCCATGGGCCCTGAAAAAATGATCTCGCCGCCCCTATGGCCGCCGCCGGGTCCAAGTTCAACAACCCAGTCCGCATTCTCAATAATGCCCTTGTCATGCTCCACAACAAGCACGGTGTTCCCCGTCTCTGCAAGTTCGGAAAGGACCTTTGCTATCATCTCCGTGTCCCTCGCATGGAGCCCCACCGTCGGTTCGTCGAGGACATAGAGCGTTCCCGTAAGAAACGAAGCGAGCTGGTTACAGAGATTGATCCGCTGATACTCACCGCCGGAAAGCGTTCTTCCCTGTCTGCTGAGGGTCAGGTAACCGAGACCGACCCTCTGGAGGAAAGAGAGCTTCATCACGGTCTGCCGGAGCAGCTCTTTTGCCACATCCCTCTGGAAGGGAGAAAGGTCGATATCTCTGAAGAAACCGAGGAGTCTTGATGCCGGTATGTCGCAAATTTCGGCAACGTCCTTGCCCGAGACCCGGTATGCAAGGGCCTCGCCCTTCAATCTCTTGCCTTTACACGCCGGGCACGTGACGGAGCTTCGGTATCTGCTGAGAAAGACCCTCACATGGAGTTTGTACCTCTTGCCTTCGAGTTCCTCAAAAAAATCGTTTATCCCGTAAAACTGAGGATCGCCCTCAAAGATCTTCTTCTTTTCTTCTGTAGAGAGCTCTCTATAGGGCCTGCGGATATCCATGCCTGCTTTCTTTGCTCCCTCGATGAACTGTCGTCTCCACCATTTCGCAGCAGGTTTTTCCCACGGCTCGATAGCCCCCTCCGACAGGGAGAGGTGCTTGTCAGGGATGATAAGTTCGCTGTCATATTTCAGGATGTTCCCGAACCCCTTGCACTCGGGACAGGCGCCGACGGGGTGGTTGAAGGAGAAGAGGAGGGGCGAGGGTTCAGGAAGTGTCACCCCGCACTCATCGCAGGCGTGAGAGGATGAAAATCGCAGCACCTCCCGTGATTCCTGCTTGTCATGGAAAAGTATCACCTTCAGGCTTTCATGCCCCTCTCTCCAGGCCATCTCGATGGAATCCGAGAGTCTCGGTTCATCCCGGATGATGAGCCTGTCAAGAACAACGTCGTATGACTGCTCATGGCTGGCCATTGACCCGTGACCGTGAAGATCAGAGATCTGCGACCGGTACTCGGGAATATCCCTCGCCTCGCCATTGATAAAGATCCGGTGATACCCTCTCTTCGCCAGGTCATCGAGAGGCTCCTTTGTCTCGAATACGATCGCAGCCCTTGTCCCGGAATGTTCGCCAATGACTTTTCGGGCCACCTCAGATGTATCCCATTTCCTGACCTCCTTGCCACACCGGGGACAGTGAGGAGTC harbors:
- a CDS encoding peptide-binding protein, with the protein product MTFLILLGISACQGKQPSTMQTASENVSPEPAYGDALIEGSIGEPTVLIPMLAGDNASHQVAGLVFNGLVKYDTDLSIIGDLAESWEISKDGLIITFYLRKGVKWTDGVEFTADDVMFGFKTITNEKTPTAYAEDFLQVKKAEVLDSYTFRVTYEKPFAPALSSWGNMVVLPKHLLEGKDIAKSDLTRNPVGVGPYMLRKWVSGQEVILDSNKEYFEGRPYIDRYVYRIIPDPATMFLELRTGGIDLMGLTPLQYTKQTENDFFRKNFQKFRYPTFVYTYMGFNLKHPFFQDKRVRQAIAHAIDKQEIVDVVLFGLGKPATGPYVPNTWAYNPNVKKFDYNPEKAKQLLKEAGWEDTNGDGILKKDGRPFKFTIFTNMGNSSRMNTATIIQWRLAKIGIKVDIRALEWSTFVNQFIDKRRFEAVILGWGIGLDPDQYDIWFSGKTKEKEFNFVSYSNPEVDSLLEKGRRTFDIKERKKTYFRMQEILAEELPYIFLYVPEATPIVHARFKGIKPSPIGIEYNLPKWFVPKALQRHQIEP
- a CDS encoding threonyl-tRNA synthetase editing domain-containing protein, with amino-acid sequence MKLLMFYAHGWWYKTALKSLPDVPEVEKEESVKNAVVIFFHAEAEDEAKGESVLQKFVKNTKWIAGKFNTRNVVFHSFNHLSSSKSSPQFAKGLLDEAVERLQRTGYDVMTTPFGYFNEFRIHVAGDSLAKVFKEF
- the uvrA gene encoding excinuclease ABC subunit UvrA, coding for MSRHELIIEGAKQNNLKNISLRLPHNKVIAITGVSGSGKSSLAFDTVFAEGQWRFIESISSYARLFLEKLDRPDVEAIHNIRPAVALEQKNPVRGSRSTVGTLTEIYDYLRLLYAKVSTPHCPRCGKEVRKWDTSEVARKVIGEHSGTRAAIVFETKEPLDDLAKRGYHRIFINGEARDIPEYRSQISDLHGHGSMASHEQSYDVVLDRLIIRDEPRLSDSIEMAWREGHESLKVILFHDKQESREVLRFSSSHACDECGVTLPEPSPLLFSFNHPVGACPECKGFGNILKYDSELIIPDKHLSLSEGAIEPWEKPAAKWWRRQFIEGAKKAGMDIRRPYRELSTEEKKKIFEGDPQFYGINDFFEELEGKRYKLHVRVFLSRYRSSVTCPACKGKRLKGEALAYRVSGKDVAEICDIPASRLLGFFRDIDLSPFQRDVAKELLRQTVMKLSFLQRVGLGYLTLSRQGRTLSGGEYQRINLCNQLASFLTGTLYVLDEPTVGLHARDTEMIAKVLSELAETGNTVLVVEHDKGIIENADWVVELGPGGGHRGGEIIFSGPMGDFMKADTLTSRYIRRVEKIPVSHAPKHTPLSGKGELVLRGARGNNLKDITLSIPLRCLTAVTGVSGSGKSSLIVDTLYRALAKHFAIEQTSPLAYDSMSGMEFVRGLRIIDQTPIGRSPRSNPVTYLKVFDQIRKLFSTLPESGVHGYGPGFFSFNVPGGRCETCKGEGYQKLEMYFFEDIYVKCEDCNGKRYRPEALKVTYDGKNIDDVLNMTVDEGAVLFADVPAIANVLSLMEDVGLGYLKLGQAATTLSGGEAQRLKICSELTSGKRQDVLYILDEPTVGLHFNDVKMLIDVLRRLVEGGNTVVVIEHNLDVIGASDWIVDLGPEGGEAGGRIIFEGRPQEIIRASESYTGRYLKTALNGRKVFKTP